The following nucleotide sequence is from Chryseobacterium sp. CY350.
AAGCTGCACCAAAGAAAGCTTTGGTTAAATTTTTATTAGACCGCGCCAATTCTCTCGGAATGATCTTAATATTAGGTTTTTTACTGATGATTACCATGGTTTTAACATTACTCATCAGTATTTTGAATAATTTCATTACAAGATATTTCGGTTTGGAAACATATTATATTGTAGAAATAATCAACTTCACGGTAGGATTTGCGATTACGGTTTTGCTTTTTGCATTGATGTTTAAAGTACTTCCAGATGTAGAAATTAGTTGGAAATCAGTTTGGAAAGGAGCAATATTAACTTCAGCATTATTTACGTTAGGCAAGTTTTTCTTAAGTCTATATTTCAGTGAATTTAAACCTACATCTGCATTTGGAACCGCCGGGACAATCATCTTGGTAATGCTTTGGATCAATTATTCCTGTATGATGATTTTCTTTGGAGCCGAATTCACAAAAGTTTATACCTATAAGCGAGGATACAAAATTGCTCCTTCAAAACATGCCAAATGGAGCAGCGCAAAATTATATCGCGACAGTCAGCTCAAAAATGATGAGATGAAGGTGAATAAAACTTAAAATAAAAAAGCCTCTCAGAGATGCTGAGAGGCTTTTGCTTACATTCTGTTAACGGTTTGTATTCCGAGCAATTGAAGGGATTTCTGTATAGTTTTTCCAGTCAAATTAGACAAGTTGAGTCGGTACTGTTTTATATTTTCATCTTCCTGAATTAAGATTGGATTATTCTGATAAAATGAGTTGTACGACTTCACTAAATCATATAAATAATTAGCTACCAAGGCAGGACTTAAACTTTCTGCAGCTCTTACAACCGTAGGTTTGTAATTGGAAAGCTGCATGATTAACTCCTTTTCAGATTGACTGAGATCGATAGCTTCAGTTTGTCTCTGGACAAAATCAGCTTTTGCCAGCAAAGATTGAATACGTGCAAATGTGTACAGAATAAAAGGCCCTGTATTTCCATTAAAATCAATGCTTTCTTCAGGATTGAAAAGCATTTTCTTTTTAGGATCTACCTTCAGCATAAAATATTTTAAAGCTCCTATCCCTATTCTTTCGTAGTTGAGATTTTTTTCTTCATCTGTAAAATGTTCTAATTTTCCTAATTCTTCAGATTTAAATTTAGCAATATCAAACATATCCTGCATCAATTCATCTGCGTCAACCACAGTTCCTTCACGAGATTTCATTTTCCCGTTTGGTAGTTCCACCATTCCATACGATAAATGGAATAACTGATCTGCCCATTCATATCCTAGTTTCCCTAAGATTTTAAATAAAACCTGGAAATGATAATCCTGCTCGTTTCCTACTGTGTAGATTAATTTCTGTAGATTATTTTCTTTAAAACGCTCAACTGCCGTTCCCAAATCTTGAGTCATGTAGACAGAAGTTCCGTCAGAACGCAGCAAAAGTTTCTGATCTAAACCTTCATCAGTCAAATCACACCAAACCGAGCCATCTTCTTTCTGATACAAAACACCTTTATCCAAACCTTCCTGAATAAGGTCTTTTCCTAAAATATACGTATTGCTTTCATACTGAACCTGATCAAAATCAACTCCTAATCTTTTATAAGTCTCACCGAAACCTTTGTAAACCCAAGAGTTCATTTCAGTCCAGAGATTTCTTACTTTTTCGTCACCATTTTCCCAGTCGAGAAGCATTTGTTGAGCTTCTTTCATCAGGGGAGCCTCTTTTTTTGCTTGATCTTCAGAAAGACCCTGCTCAAGAAGTTCAGAAATTTCTTTTTTATATTCCTGATCAAATTTCACATAATAATTCCCAACAAATTTATCACCTTTTACTTGATCAGTTTCCGGCGTTTCTCCTTTACCGAATTTCTCCCAAGCCAACATCGATTTACAGATGTGAATTCCTCTATCGTTGATAATCTGACTTTTGATTACATCGTAACCTGCTTCCTCAAGAATCTGAGCTACAGAAAAACCTAAAAGATTATTTCTTACGTGACCTAAATGAAGTGGCTTATTGGTATTTGGGGAAGAATATTCCACCATTACGGTTTCGTTTTTCTTTTCAATATTCGAAAACTGATCAGCAACGGTCTGAAATTGATCTATAAAAAAATGATTCTTAACTTTTACATTTAAAAACCCTTTAATTACTTTGAAGCTTTCCAGCAGTTCTGTTTGCTGTGTTAAAGCCTCACCCAATTCTACCCCGATACTTTCAGGATTTTTTTTCAGCTGTTTCACCAAAGGAAAAGTAACGATTGTAAAATCGCCTTCAAACTCAGTTTTATTCTCCTGGATTTCTAGTTTTATATCTTTTAACTGATAAACGTTTAGAATAACATTTTCCAGCTTTTGTTCTATGATATGTTTAATATTCATTATTCTAATTTGAAGTACAAATATACGGAAATAAAAAAACCGCCGAGAGGCGGTTTTTTTATAAGATTGGATGCTTAATTAATTAGTATCCCAGATAAGTTTGGTATTCATTTTATCACCTCCTATTGCAGTTGAAGCAGCCTGATAATTTGCTGTATTCAATGTTTGAACTGAAGTTGGGTAAAATAATCTAGTTGGTAAATCTGTAAGACCCGCTATCAGCGATGTGAATGTATAGGTCGTTTGTCCATCAGTTTCTACATTCAACGTGCCAGTTTGTCCAGGTAATAATAAAGTGTTTGGATAACCTGTTCTTCGATACTCAGACCAAGCTTCATAAGGTTGCATGAATAATGTAATGTATTTTTGAGTCAACACATTCTCCTTTGTAGCAGCTGGAAGAGAAGCTATATAAGCATCTATATCTGCAGTTGCAACACCCCATCTTTGCATAGAGGCTCTAACACCATTTACATAGTTCGTTTGCGACCATCCGTTTGCTTCTGCTAAAAGAAATTGAACTTCAGAATATTCCATTAATATCTCCGTGTAATCAGGTTTGAGAATATTCTTGCTAAAGAAGTTGGAGGATGAAGCCTGACTCGGAGCCAATGAGCTAGGAATTCCATAAGGCATTCCATTGAAGTCCGCTGGATTCGTTGATTCAGGGGCACTTCCATCTAAAATTGTAGCTTTTGGAGTTCCTTTAGGAGTAGCAAATTTGAACAATCTTGGATCTAGATCAAAATTACCTGAGTTACCTTTAAGTAAATCAACAAATGTTTTAGAAATTGCAAAATCAGATCTAGTTCTAAAATCATTGAATAATGGGGCAGGATTGATTAGGTTATTTTCATAACCCACACCCACATTATCAGCATTAGATGTCATTACACCAGATGCAATTGCATCTTGAATATGTGCTTCAGCTCCTGGAACAACTCCTTTTACACGTGTCGCGACTCTAAGTCTTAAAGAATTCGCAAATTTCTTTAATTTTTCACCGGACCCAAAAAGAACGTCACCTTGGGTGAAAACTACTTCGTTCTCATCGAGCATTTCTGAAGCCTCCTTCAGCTCTTTTAAAATATCTGCATATACTTTTTGCTGGCTTGCAAATTTTGGTTGTAGTTGCCCATTTACATTTAGTGCCTGGAAATCTGCATCTTTATTGCCATACGAATAATAAGGGATATCTCCGAATGAATCTGCTAACGTTAAGAATACGTAAGAAAGCATTACTCGAGAAGCTGCTATTTGATTTTGCTTTGGACCGTATTTCGCCATTTGCACACTAGTTGCAGGATCATTATTCAAGTCAATTATTGACTTATAATCCTGTGCTACTCTGTATGAAAAGCTCCATAAAGATACACCAGTAGATAGTCTATATTGATACCTATCTTCTTCTGTATATGCTCTCTGGGCTGAATATTGCACCCATGGTAAAGTAATTCTTGCAGATTGCCATTGGTCTCTTGTATTGTCCATTAATTCTTTATTGGCACTATTGAATAAACCATAAGTTAGTGCTTGTTCTGTCGAATTTGGATTGATATCTATTTCATCAAATTGATCTGAACAACTATTGAAAGTAAAAGTTGTTGCAACAACCGATAATATTAAAACTATTTTTTTCATTTTCATTAAAATTTAAAATTAACATTTACCCCATAAGTTCTTGTAGATGGTAAAGAACCTCCTTCAAGACCTTGAATATTCCCAGAACCATAAGATGTATTTTCGGGATCAATACCTTTATTTGAAAGATTCCAAGCAAATAAGTTTCTTGCAAATGCAGAAACCCTTACACCTTGGAAAACATTTCCAATAAGAGACTTAGGTAAATCATAGCCAAGAGTAATATCTCTTAGTTTAATATAACTTGCATCAAAAACATTTTGAGCATCAACAGTGTTATAATAAGTACCACCCCAGGTTGGAGCATCCAATAATATATCGTTAGGAGTACCATCTTCTTTCACTCCCGCAAGGACAACACCAGCTTCTCTGTTTCCACCTAGAGCAGATTCTTCTAACATTCCAGAGTACATACCCCACATGTTTGTTGTAGAAAAATATTTACCTCCTTCTTGAATATCAATTAAGAAAGACAAACTTAATGTCTTATATCTCAATGTATTTCTGAATCCCATATTATATTTTGGGAGTATCGAACCTAAAGATTGAATTTCAGAAGCCTTATAAAATCCGTTCTCATCAACTACTTTATTACCTTGAGCATCGTACACATAATCCGTTCCCATTATACTACCATACGATTCGCCGACTTGAGCAACTAACTGAGCTCTGAAAGGAGCGTTTGTTAGCACTAAATTCTGAAGATTTCCATATAGATTAATTAACTTGTTTCGATTCCTTGCAAAATTCCATGCGATATCCCAAGAAAAGTTGTCTGTCTTAACGGGAACAACTGTTACCATTGCCTCTATACCCTTATTAGTCATCTCTCCAGCATTAATACTTTTAAAGAGGTAGCCTGATGCTGGGTCAACAGGGACTGCGATGATAAAATCTTTTGATTTTGTATCGTAGTAAGTTACATCTAATCCCACTCTGTTTTTGAAAAATCTCGCTTCAATACCAATTTCCTTTGTGATCTTAAGTTCTGGTGATAAGTCACGTTCTCCTGCCACATTCGGGTTAGAATATTGCGGTGATCCATTAAATGGTGATCTTATGTCAATATAGGTCCCTCTAACATATGGCGTCCCTCCTTGTGCAATGCTTGACCATCCTGCTCTAACTTTACCAAAGGATAACCAATCTGCTTTTAGTGCATTAGAAAACACAAAACTTCCTGTCACTGATGGATAAAACCCGCTATCATTAAGCATCGAATACCAGTCATTTCTGCCGGTTGCTTCTACGAAAAACATATCCTTATATCCCAGCGAAGCTGAAGCAAATATACTTTTAACTGAAGCGTGACTGTCTGCGTTTGTTGCTAAAGAATTTTCAACCCCATTTGCTAAATTATACAATCCAGGAATTATAAGTCCTCCAACAGTTGTACCATCCAAAAGGCTTGTTTTGTTATCTCTAATGTTGAAACCAGCAAATGTATTTACACTAAATTCTCCAAAATTATTATTATAATGCGCTCTACCTTCATAATTAAACTCAGACACATTTCTTTTCTGTATAGAATAATTAGATACAGCTTGCGAACCTACGGCAACTCTTGAGCTTATAGTTTGCGTATAAACATCACCATAAACTTTACCTACCACAAAGAAATGATCTGTAAAATTATAAGTAAGACCCGCATTACCAAAAAATCTG
It contains:
- a CDS encoding SusD/RagB family nutrient-binding outer membrane lipoprotein, whose protein sequence is MKKIVLILSVVATTFTFNSCSDQFDEIDINPNSTEQALTYGLFNSANKELMDNTRDQWQSARITLPWVQYSAQRAYTEEDRYQYRLSTGVSLWSFSYRVAQDYKSIIDLNNDPATSVQMAKYGPKQNQIAASRVMLSYVFLTLADSFGDIPYYSYGNKDADFQALNVNGQLQPKFASQQKVYADILKELKEASEMLDENEVVFTQGDVLFGSGEKLKKFANSLRLRVATRVKGVVPGAEAHIQDAIASGVMTSNADNVGVGYENNLINPAPLFNDFRTRSDFAISKTFVDLLKGNSGNFDLDPRLFKFATPKGTPKATILDGSAPESTNPADFNGMPYGIPSSLAPSQASSSNFFSKNILKPDYTEILMEYSEVQFLLAEANGWSQTNYVNGVRASMQRWGVATADIDAYIASLPAATKENVLTQKYITLFMQPYEAWSEYRRTGYPNTLLLPGQTGTLNVETDGQTTYTFTSLIAGLTDLPTRLFYPTSVQTLNTANYQAASTAIGGDKMNTKLIWDTN
- the argS gene encoding arginine--tRNA ligase — its product is MNIKHIIEQKLENVILNVYQLKDIKLEIQENKTEFEGDFTIVTFPLVKQLKKNPESIGVELGEALTQQTELLESFKVIKGFLNVKVKNHFFIDQFQTVADQFSNIEKKNETVMVEYSSPNTNKPLHLGHVRNNLLGFSVAQILEEAGYDVIKSQIINDRGIHICKSMLAWEKFGKGETPETDQVKGDKFVGNYYVKFDQEYKKEISELLEQGLSEDQAKKEAPLMKEAQQMLLDWENGDEKVRNLWTEMNSWVYKGFGETYKRLGVDFDQVQYESNTYILGKDLIQEGLDKGVLYQKEDGSVWCDLTDEGLDQKLLLRSDGTSVYMTQDLGTAVERFKENNLQKLIYTVGNEQDYHFQVLFKILGKLGYEWADQLFHLSYGMVELPNGKMKSREGTVVDADELMQDMFDIAKFKSEELGKLEHFTDEEKNLNYERIGIGALKYFMLKVDPKKKMLFNPEESIDFNGNTGPFILYTFARIQSLLAKADFVQRQTEAIDLSQSEKELIMQLSNYKPTVVRAAESLSPALVANYLYDLVKSYNSFYQNNPILIQEDENIKQYRLNLSNLTGKTIQKSLQLLGIQTVNRM
- a CDS encoding YihY/virulence factor BrkB family protein, whose protein sequence is MLKELKFFWETVRETFKEWNNSSASNDSASLAYYAIFSIPGLLIIIIWLAGYFFGEEAIRGQISTQISGMMGTEAAKSVEEMIAGALIDKENIFMKIVGIGSLIFGSTTLFFQLQKSLNNLWDVEAAPKKALVKFLLDRANSLGMILILGFLLMITMVLTLLISILNNFITRYFGLETYYIVEIINFTVGFAITVLLFALMFKVLPDVEISWKSVWKGAILTSALFTLGKFFLSLYFSEFKPTSAFGTAGTIILVMLWINYSCMMIFFGAEFTKVYTYKRGYKIAPSKHAKWSSAKLYRDSQLKNDEMKVNKT
- a CDS encoding SusC/RagA family TonB-linked outer membrane protein → MKKLTAGVLIIVLSSSLVVVNAQDTKNDTVRTQEIQEVVVTALGIKREKKALGYAAQEIKGDIISDAGQTNAVSALSGNVAGVQVTAPSTMGGSTRITMRGISSISGENRPLIVVDGVPLDNSNVNSTDTQRGAGGRDYGDASFDINPDDIETVTVLKGGPAAALYGSRAGNGAIIYTTKSAKKGRTDIQLNSGLAFESIYIRPKLQNQYGGGYSDKLPTATINGETYNIQEYETDASWGPKYDANLMYLPWYAFDPEFSNDYLKPVPFVAPKNDVDSFFNTGVTYTNNVSVAKSFGDTNVRMSYTNTNISGIVPTSKIKKDNFSLNMNSKLSEKLKADAIFNYVHTEGFNRPEVGYGDNSVAQKFYHFGQRNLDFEKLKDYKLADGSQRTWNRTAFDDATPLYSDNPYWTIYENTSADSRHRFFGNAGLTYNFTDHFFVVGKVYGDVYTQTISSRVAVGSQAVSNYSIQKRNVSEFNYEGRAHYNNNFGEFSVNTFAGFNIRDNKTSLLDGTTVGGLIIPGLYNLANGVENSLATNADSHASVKSIFASASLGYKDMFFVEATGRNDWYSMLNDSGFYPSVTGSFVFSNALKADWLSFGKVRAGWSSIAQGGTPYVRGTYIDIRSPFNGSPQYSNPNVAGERDLSPELKITKEIGIEARFFKNRVGLDVTYYDTKSKDFIIAVPVDPASGYLFKSINAGEMTNKGIEAMVTVVPVKTDNFSWDIAWNFARNRNKLINLYGNLQNLVLTNAPFRAQLVAQVGESYGSIMGTDYVYDAQGNKVVDENGFYKASEIQSLGSILPKYNMGFRNTLRYKTLSLSFLIDIQEGGKYFSTTNMWGMYSGMLEESALGGNREAGVVLAGVKEDGTPNDILLDAPTWGGTYYNTVDAQNVFDASYIKLRDITLGYDLPKSLIGNVFQGVRVSAFARNLFAWNLSNKGIDPENTSYGSGNIQGLEGGSLPSTRTYGVNVNFKF